In the genome of Urocitellus parryii isolate mUroPar1 chromosome 7, mUroPar1.hap1, whole genome shotgun sequence, the window ATTGCTTAGCAGATAGACCTTAGTTGACAGCAGGTGGCATAGTTGGGATATACTTGTTCCCTCCTGTGATTTTCAACTTGGATATAGCACCATGCCCTCAGAGTACACCTGAAACTGAGTGTTTGAGGTAAAATGGTGGATGCCACGGGCATTTTGGGGCCATGATCTTAGGCTGCTAAGATTTCTATGATGCATGCCATGTAGGGCAGAGCGAATTTCTCTCATCCAAAACATCAGCTGTTCATCATGTAAGAAACATGGGCCTACTGCCCCTTGAGTGATCCTTCACTAGCCACAAGGTAGGATAGGCAGAACACGGCAGCCAGTACACAGGTTGTATGTGCAGATAAAGTTGAGCTCCTACCTATTTTCTAACTTGCCCTTGCTGCATGGCTTGGGACCACTACCTAAGCTTTTATCCTTAGTCTCCTCATCTAAACAATGTGGAAAACCACAGTTAGCATATTGTTTGCAGTGGTCCTGAGAATTAAATACATTTCAAGTACTTATTCCATTGTTCGGTTTAGGGAGAATGTTGAATAAGCCTACACAATTAACATAAGTGGAAAAGTGGGGTGAGAGAAGAACTCAAGCAGGGTTTCCAAAATATGTGGaacccatattttaaattttttttcacattctgaattttgatcttttcctggactACTAATATGAGGTAGGGCACTCAGCTGTGACCTAGATAACAGCCATCAGTGCAGCTCCATCAGCCAAGAGATCATAAGAAACAGTTCGCTGCTAAGCCGTGATGTCAGGTAGGCTAGGTGTAATAGATGCATTCTTACCTATCATATTTTCAACTTCGGATGGGTTTGATGGGATGTGTCCTCTCTGTAAGTGGAGATGCCTCCATATTCTTAAACAAGCAAGATGCTAATTCATATAGAAAAGAAGTCTGAAACAACACTgtccaataaaaaatatagatacaatgcaagaacatgtgattttttagtttttttcctagCCACATTCTAAAAACTTAATgaacaggtaaaattaattttatttgtacttaGATAAccaactatattaaaaatatgacttaaatatgtaactaatataaaaaatacattaataaggtattttacttttcattccaTGTCTTTGAAATCCCATGTGTACTACTCAATTCAGATTAGCTACATTATCAGGTGTTCAATAACCAATAACTTGAGGGCTAAGGTATCAGTGAGAAAGCCTAACTCTTTCACTAACTGCTACCTTTAGGTAATTCTTAAGATTCTTACAGCTAACATCTCAGCACATGGAGGCTGACTTTAGAAAAGTCTCAATTAGTACTATTATTTAAGCTTTAAACTATTTCTCACAAATTGAGATGAGGCAGTGTTGTGGAATAGCTAAAAACATCAAGTGGACATGACCTATTAAGTTTCACAATTCAGCTCTAAAACTTCAAGCTATGTCCTTGAACAAGTTAGCTAGTCAAATATATGCTCCCTTATTTGCAGAGTGGAGATAACAGGATCATGTACACAGAGCTTAAGCCCAGTGCGTACAACCTATTTCTCCAATGTGAATTGTGGATATTTGTGTTTGGGTTTGAGAAATGGAACTTAGGTTCACTAGAATTCTAATTATTCTTCATATTGcatattatgtatatttgtgtacAAATTCACAAGAAGTATATTTTAGAACTGTATTACTTTCATAACTTTTGATAACGAACACATTGTGTTCTTCTAACACTGTGATGTTCCTCAAATGGAGGACAACAATTTGTCCATTGTGTTCGGATATACCTCAGCCTCTAAGATAATTCCTGGCACTTGGTAGGACCTCAAgtgctaaatatatttttagttgcagaaaTCCTAAATATTTATAAGCAAACCACTAAAACTATGATTTTTTCCATTAAGGTaatagaatctgcattttaatatttaaattataaagttcATGTAGCTGCCTTTTAATGAGAACAGTTTCTACCAGAAATGTAAATTCTTTGAGTTGGCACAAAGTTCAGCGTAGAGCAAACTCTACACTGTTTGCTGTGCCGTATTGTTGCAAAAGCAGCTCTTCATATAAATCACCAGCACAACATAGTACCCTCAAGACTACCTCAGAATTTATTCAATTCacaattattaaatatatcacTAGTTTCCTATAAAGTTAAAGAATACATACAACATGTATTAGCACAAACACATTTATTTACTAACCAAAGGGATGATCTTAGTTAAACCAACACTTTGAAATAGTTGCATGTAAAATGTTTGTGATAGAGATAATTGaacacagtaatgaaaaaaaaaaaggcagtctGGAGATTGGCTCATTGAACTGAGCTTCTTCATTCTTTCAGCTAATTCCTGTCCAAAGTGATGATggaatttttattctactttctcaTAGACTCGAGTACAGGTAACATTATTCATGACACACTCCTAGGAGAAAGAACAACATTAAAGAGTTAGGCTGGTCTTACATTCCAGAGTCATTGTGGTAATGAAATGTTAGGATAAAAATCCTAAAAGATCTTGTAATCTACGTTGCAGAAGGAAACAACTTGTTTTCAGGAGAAGCTAGAACCCATTCTTTAGTTTATACTAAACGACATGCATATACTTTCCTGGAAACTAAAGTGTTGAATATagtatctaaataaaatggaaaaacatacaCCCAAGAAGGCAGCTTGGTGGCCTGCCAAGACTATGTGGTGATGCAGCAGTTGAGCAAGGAGGAACCCAGATCCAGCTCCATCCCATGTTAAGTCATGTCACTTCTCTATCCCACCAACGTCTATCTTGGTAATCAGTGTTCTTGTATTTAACttgttattttgcattttcttcttcccAAGCTTAGCTCTCCTGCTCATGACCAATGGACGTAGGAGTTATGACAACTCGAAGTACAAGATGTAAACAGTTTGACACTTACCACCACTAACTTCCCATCTTTCAATTTTCTTGTTATTGTGCTTTCCTTCCCATCCCATTCCTGATGCTGAACCAATGCATCATCAACAAAGCTGCAGACCGTCTGCAGAAACAAAGTACACATTTTAGTCTTCCAAAATATAAGAGTTTGCATGACTCATAACCCTCCttaatcaacatttttttcatcttctccttTCTGCAGTTACTTCATCAACCATACTGATTTTACACATAATAATACTTTCTGTTTTTCAATCTAGAAGCTCACAAAAGacactcattctatgaagctggtacttttataatttttcaaaactcaatttacaaaataattctttcattaaGTTTTTGACCATACATGGTAAAAATGTCATTAATACGTTTTATCATTCTTAGAAGCTTCAGTGATTTAACAACGTATTAGAGCTGACCTGAGTTTTTCTGCCATCAGCTGTAGTTTCTTCAAACTTCTCTCCCAGGGTACAAGAAAACTGTGTTGTTTTCAAAGTGCTTTCAGTTTTTATGTTGAGCTTCTGGCCGTCAAGGGTGATGATACAATCTGGTTTGGCCATTGCGCCCATTTTCCTCATAGTCAGTCCCACTCCTGTAGAATATTAAATATCAGAAGACCAGTtataatttatgtaataaaaGCAATAATTCAATTACAATCACTATGCCtggcatattttcatttatttgcttattgtGAGCACATATTCAATGCTTACCATGTGCCAGCGTATTACAGATATTTATGCCGGCCCTCAGAAAGTTAGGGAAGACTTTATTCCCTAACTTTATTTACTCAAAGTAGTTCATTAAAGGTAAAGATTAAGGATTCAAAATTGCAAACTTGAAGTTCTCTCATCTTTTTCTATTTGCACCAGATTCTGCCAATCACTTTATTCTGACCCCAGCATACGGTCTGGCACAtaaaaggcttttttaaaaaaatatttttttagttatacatagacactatgtctttattttgtttatttatttttatgtggtactgaggatcgaacccagtgtctcatatgtacgaggcaagcactctgctcctgagccccagccccaaccccataAAAGGCTTTTGATAAACAATTAATAGActacacaaaacaataaaaaaaatcaattctgagATATTTAAATAGGCAATGTTTTGAGTTATCAGCACAATCATGATGctaataaatgaggaaaaaaatcttacccTGGAACAtagaaaacatttcaaagctATAAAACTCAAtacactattttctattttccagggtaaaaatttttccatttattagcATCCAGATCATAGGGCTAACTCAAAACATTATACTATTTGAATacctttgaattgatttttgttttctatagtcTATTAATTACTATAGTTAAATAGCTATGAAGTTTCACATTGTTATATATTAAGTTACATATTAATCAGCATTTTTTCCTGTTGGTGTCAATAATAAGGAACTTCTGAGCCAGGTGAAATCTCTGTTTCACAAATAAAACCATACTGTAAGGAGACTGCCAGTTTTTTTCAGAACACTCAACCAGGCTTTCCATGTCCCTTTAGAGCCTTCTCTTTTACCAGCTCAAGGCTGGTGGCTTTTGTTCTTAGTTAGTCACTATTCTCAGTCTGGACAAAATAAATGAGCTGTTCTTCCCACACACCTTGACTTTTCCCTAATGAGCCTTGA includes:
- the Fabp5 gene encoding fatty acid-binding protein 5; amino-acid sequence: MATIQQLEGRWRLVDSKGFDDYMKELGVGLTMRKMGAMAKPDCIITLDGQKLNIKTESTLKTTQFSCTLGEKFEETTADGRKTQTVCSFVDDALVQHQEWDGKESTITRKLKDGKLVVECVMNNVTCTRVYEKVE